ATTCTGCTGTAAGcagttctttctttctctttgtgtACTTTCTACTGACAAATGAATATATTTGTCTATCAGTGTATGTATATCTTTTTTCAGCAGTGTAAAAGACAAACAAAATTCAATTTCTATAATCTGTTTGTTTTCCAATCAGAGTGAGATGGATTATACTGGAGAAGATGCATTAATCACTCCAAGATCACCATTCCAACATCAACACCAACAAACAACAATGCACATAGCAAACTCTGGTGTCCAACCTCCATCTGGTTTGTTTGGACAGCCAACAGTTGGACTTGCCCCCCGAAGTGGTCATGCTGATCAAGCGAAAAACTCAGTTTTCTCAAATGCTCTTTCCAGCCCTGTACGCAGGAGCCTTCAACCATATCAGCTTGCTCAAGGAAGTGGATTTTTTCCAAATGCTGATCTACAGACCGGAAATGCAGGAGCTAGAAACCAGGATTCAAATCAAAACCGGGAAGCTAATTCTCTCAGCTCCAACGATTCATCTATGGATAACGCAGAGAGCCCACCTCACGAATCTTATTGAGAACGCTTCTTGCCTTGTGATTCAAATCTAGTTCAAGAGCTTCAAACTACTGCAGCCTTCAATCTATGTTCTACTGTAATCTAAGAGGATAC
This Musa acuminata AAA Group cultivar baxijiao chromosome BXJ1-2, Cavendish_Baxijiao_AAA, whole genome shotgun sequence DNA region includes the following protein-coding sequences:
- the LOC103976031 gene encoding uncharacterized protein LOC103976031; the protein is MARKRKSEATGLDEADRTLYSTFCAAANSLSQLYTQAMNQQKLAFQAGERHALEKLYQWIMRKHEEGSRITVSDIVTHIQSEMDYTGEDALITPRSPFQHQHQQTTMHIANSGVQPPSGLFGQPTVGLAPRSGHADQAKNSVFSNALSSPVRRSLQPYQLAQGSGFFPNADLQTGNAGARNQDSNQNREANSLSSNDSSMDNAESPPHESY